From Cyanobacteriota bacterium:
GCAACATCAATTGGTATGTAACATCAATCACTTGTTTATTACTACCCAATACACAAAATGCAATGAACAATGAACAACGAGAACGGGGTGCAGGTGGCTGTTGGCTGCTAGTCAAGAATCTAGTGTGGATGTCGATCGGGGGCATCCTCCTAATTATGATGCTGATGCTGCTAGACACTTGGCGATCAGGACGGCAGTTTATTGGTCAACTTGTCGATAGAGTGACTGCTCCGCAACCGTCACCTCAAGTAGATGTGAGATCCTTGATCGTCAAGGAAGTTCGGGGTGTGAGTGAACTAACAACAGCCGTATTCACCATGGAAGCAGTGGTACCCGCTAGCCGCGATCGTACCCTAGCGGGGCTTACTGTTGGCACTACCAAGTTACTTTACATTGCTAGAGGAGAGGTGCGGGCAGGGATTGATCTCAGCCAAATTACAGCAACAGATATTTTAGTAGCTGACAACGGCATTCAAGTTCGGTTGCCATCTCCACGACTAATTGACAGTAAGATTGATGTGAGCCGGTCGCAGGTCTATGACTACGATCGTGGCTTCCTGAGCCTAGGGCCAGATATAGCCCCAGAGTTGCTCACAATGGCAGAGCGAGAAGCGTTGGAGAAAGTAACTGCTGCTGCCTGCAATGCGAACTTGTTACAACAGGCCAACGATCGAGCTGAACTTGTGGTAACTCGGTTACTCAGCCTATCGGGCTATCAAAACGTTACGGTGCAAACGCAGTTGCCAGAACCAACAGCCTGTAATGTTTCAGCCGTTGCCCAGACAACTCTGCCTACGCCTCCTCCGGGAACATCTGCGCAGGTTACGCCGACAGCCCCAACTCTGCCGTCTGTTCAGGCTACACCCATGCCCCAACTGCCGACCCCCCAAGCAGTCTCACCGCCTGTTGCCCAGCCTCTCCGAGCTACGACCTTCTCAAGCTTTAGTCGGTAAATCGGCGCAGATATTTCCGCCATATGGCGCTAGTGATTGAGATCAGGTTGCCAATACTATAAAGGAATAATTACGTGCAAACGTCTAACCCCCGAGTCCCTGGCAACAGTGTCAGGGATTTTTGTATGGTATTTTGTGTGAGCAATTGTACTAGTAGATTGCGTTAATACTCAATGCTGTAGTCGCATGACTGGTCAGTCTTGGGCAAATCGCCGAGGAGTTTCCGCAACATGGCGCTAGTTGCTCAGCTTGTTCGATCGTATGCTGTAGTCATTACGTGCAAACGTCTAACCCCCAAGTCCCTGGCAGTAATGTCAGGGATTTTTGTTGCAAGATGGTTGTGTCAGAGGCTGATAGATGACTTGCTACCCCTGTGCAGATTGCCGAGGAGTTTCCGCAACATGGCGCTGGTTACCTAGCTAACCTTGGCCGTATTTTGTAATCATTACGTGCAAACGTCTAACCCCCCAATCCCTGGCAGCAATGTCAGGGATTTTTATATGCCCACAACCCGCTGGTTAGCAAAGTTTGTTAAGGTGCAGGAGAACTCTTTGTCATCTATGGCCTGCGACGTTTATGACCAAAACAGTATTGATTACCGGGGCTTCTAGCGGCATTGGCAAAGCTACAGCCCAATTGTTTCAGCAACGGGGATGGCAGGTGGCAGCGACCATGCGATCGCCTGCTAATGCGGGTAGCCTAGCGACCCTAGAGCGCGTATTTTGTCCGCGTTTGGATGTTACAGATCCGTCTTCCGTCCAGCAAGCCGTACAGGCGACGCTAGAAAAATTTGGCTCGATTGATGTGGTGGTCAATAATGCTGGCTATGGTCTGATAGGCATCTTTGAATTAGCAACCCCAGAGCAAATCGAGCAACAGTTTGCAACCAATGTGTTTGGCGTGATGCATGTGATTCGGGCTGTATTACCACACCTGCGCGATCGTCAGCAGGGGATCATCATCAATGTATCTTCCATTGGTGGGCGGGTTACTTTTCCGCTCTATAGTCTCTACCACGGTACTAAGTGGGCACTAGAGGGCTTTTCTGAGTCTTTATGTTATGAGTTGGAACCGTTCAACATTCTAGTCAAACTAATTGAGCCGGGGCCAATCAAAACGGATTTTTACAGCCGATCGGCTGTCTTTGTTGATCAAACCGATATTCCTGCCTACCGTGCGTTGATTCGCCGTGTCATGCCTATCATGGAGCGCATTGGTACCAGTGGTTCTCCACCAGAAGCCGTTGCCGCTACTATTTACCAAGCCGCTACCGATCGCACCCATCAAATGCGATATCCGATCGGAGGAAATGCCGGAGCTCTCCTAGGTCTACGCAAATTGCTCCCTGATTGGGCCTTCACCCAAATGATGCGCAGCCTATTAACCTAACCATTAAAGTCTCTATGCCAGAGGTGATAGAGATATTTGGATTTCTCTAACAGAAGCGCTAAAATCTGGGCGTTGGATTTGAGGCTCACAACCATGACTGAAGAAAAGAAATCGTTCGTTGAAAACTTGAAGGACAAAGCCAGTGATGTAATTGAAGCCATTCAAGATAAGGCTGGCGATGTTGCCGAGGCCATCAAAGATAAGGCTAGCGATGTGGCTGAGGCCGTCAAAGACAAGGCTGAGGATGTAATTGGTGAAGAAAATGTCAAGAAAATCACTGACGTGATGACCATGGACGTTAAGGATGCTGCCGCTGTCGCCATGGACAAAGCTGAAGACGTGGCAAAGGATCTGAAAGAGAAGGCTGAAGACCTCGTAGACAAGGCCAAGGATCTGGTCGATGGTGACAAGAAGTAGGGCTGAATGGTGTTGATTGAGTGTCTACTGAGGAAATCGCTACATCTAACAGCAAACTGAATAGTCAGCGTCTGCTGCTTAATGTACAGAGAGATACAGCATCCAGCTAGTGGTGATGCTGTATTTTTTTGGTGTTCAGAGGGAAGATTAGAATACTGTCGCCCTTCCAGCTTGTAGTAAGCTGAAGTCCTTACTAACAGCGTTTAGCTAGCCTGTGTACTGTGATGTGACTATTTGCATGAGCAAGGATTGTCAACCAGATTGAGAAGGTAAGCATCTGACGGCTTGATCTCCCCAAGACTGTCTCTGTTGATATTGGTCAGCAGCATTCTTGCTAGGATGATGGGCGGACATAAACCAATATGTGAGGAGTAAGGATGACGCTGTCAGCTATTCGTGGGGCTTTTCTAGATTTTGTGGATGACCCTTTCTATACGCCAGAGGCAGCGAGTGTTCGTTACATTCCCGATGGCCTGTTGGTGCTAGAGGGTGGAATAATCAAGGATTTTGGTGAGTACGATCGTCTCTGTGCTACCTACAGTCATCTCCCCATTACTGCCTATCCTAATAAGCTCATCCTCCCTGGTTTTATTGATACCCATATTCATTTTCCCCAAACGGAGATGATTGCCGCCTATGGCAAACAACTGTTGGACTGGCTGAATACCTATACGTATCCGATCGAGAAAAAATTTCAAGATAAAGACTACGCTCGCCGCATTGCTGGTTTTTTCTTGGATGAGCTGCTAAAGAATGGCACCACCACCGCCTTAGTATTTACTGCTGTGTTTCCCCAATCCACTGAAGCATTTTTTGAGGAAGCCGAGCGACGCAACCTCCGCATGATTGCGGGCAAAGTGATGATGGATCGCAACGCTCCTGACTACCTAAGAGATACAGCCCAGTCAGCCTATGATGACAGTAAACGACTGATTCAAACCTGGCATAAACGTGGACGCTTGCTCTATGCTGTAACCCCCCGCTTTGCAGCTACCTCGACTGAGGAGCAACTGGTTCTAGCAGGCAAATTGTTGCAGGAATTTCCCGATGTCTACTTGCATACGCATTTGTCAGAAAATGTGGATGAAGTAGCATGGATTGCTGAACTGTTTCCCCATCGTCAGGGCTACTTGGATGTGTATGACCAAGCTGGGCTAGTGAAGGAGCGATCGGTATTTGCCCATGGTGTCCAGCTTACAGACGCTGAGTTTCAGCGCCTATCGGAGGCAAAAGCTGCGATCGCCTTTTGTCCTACCTCCAATCTGTTTTTGGGCAGTGGGCTGTTTCGCCTTGAGAAAGCAAAATCCGTTGATTGTCCTGTGCATGTAGGGCTAGGTACTGATGTTGGCGGTGGCACTAGTTTTTCTATGCTCCAGACAGCTAACGAGGCTTACAAAATTGCTCAATTGCGGCGGCAAAACCTCTCTGCATTCAAAGCCCTCTTCCTAGCGACCTTGGGCGGAGCACGGGCGTTGTATCTAGATCATGTGATTGGGAGTTTTGACCCTGGCAAGGAGGCAGATTTTATTGTGGTGGATGTGCAAGCAACGCCACTCATGGCATTACGCAACGCTGTGCCAATCGCAACCACCCTTACTGATTTGGCGGAAACCGTATTCGCCACCCTGATTCTAGGCGACGATCGCGCTATTCATGCAACGTACGTGTTCGGTACCCTAGTTACCAGAGTAAATGGCAACTAGAGCAAATTCAGTAGCCCACAACCTGATCAGTCCTGCTAAAGTAAGAGTCTGACGTTTGTTATCTTCAAATCGGCAAGGTTAGTCCTTATACGCTGCTGGGACTTGCCCTTCTAGTTATCGACAACAACATTGTTATCTTTATGCCCATATGACGTAAATGCTCAATGAGTTGAGGCGCTGTTTGTTATGTCTTTTTTCGTTCCAATTGTTAACGCTGTTTTAGGAGCAGTAGGGCTGATTCTCCTGATTGTGTGCATTATCATTGCACCGTGGCAGCTTAAGTTAGTGCTGCTGGCAGTTGGTTTAGCAGTAACCCAGCGTGCCCTACAGTCACTACAAGTCGAGCCATCTACATCCTCAATTCCTGAGGTAACACCACTAGGGCAACATCAGCGATCGCAGCCGCAATCTGCAAGTGTCATGGCTGAGACCACTATGTCCAAAGAGCAAGCCTTGGCTGATCAGGGGGCTGCCTCGTCATCCCATCGCTTCACCTATCGAGGCAGTGAGTATAAATCCCCATTAGCTTCACAGCAAGGTACCCATGAAAAACTGGTGACGGGTAAATCCTTCACGTACCGAGGCAGTGAGTACACACCCCCATCCACGGCACAGGATAGTACCCATGAGAAATTGGTGACCGGTAAATATCGGGGAGCAGACTGTCGGTTGCATATTCACCAGCCTAGCTCCACTCATGCTGAGGTTGCGACAGCCGATACCCATGCAACTATAGAAGCAAACTGACACCTGTCCNNNNNNNNNNTCCAGCATGTTGGTATAGTACAGATTACCTGACTAAATCAGGACGTGCTGCGCGAAACTGGGCAGATGTTTCTTGCGCCAATGGGCATCAGCGCGCCGATCGGTTTGCACTTCCAACACTCGTATCCCAGTTTGAGGCAGGGGGTTTAACCGCTGCCCTAACTGTTGCCAACTGGTAATCATTTCATGCTCAATGCCATAGGCCGCACAAAGCTCTGCAACGTTGACCGACTGAGGTGTGGCAAAAAACTGTTCAAAAGGTGGTTCAAACTGACTAATTGGGAGCATTTTAAAAATGCCACCTCCATCATTGTTAATGAGCAAAATCGTTAAATGACCAACGATATGTCGGCGCAACAAGAAGCCGTTGGTGTCATGCAACAGGGCCAAGTCACCGGTGAGCAAGACTGCACTTTGGTTACGATGGGCAATGCCGATCGCCGTAGACAACGTGCCGTCAATCCCGTTGGCACCTCGGTTAAAGAAAGGACGCACTGCCAAGCTTCCGGGCTGCCAAAACCACTCCATATCTCGAACTGGGGTGCTGTTGGCAATAAACAATGGGGTTTCTGGCGGCAGTTGACGCGACAACAGCCAAGCAATTTTAGCTTCGAGTAACCAGTC
This genomic window contains:
- a CDS encoding DUF4230 domain-containing protein, with the translated sequence MNNEQRERGAGGCWLLVKNLVWMSIGGILLIMMLMLLDTWRSGRQFIGQLVDRVTAPQPSPQVDVRSLIVKEVRGVSELTTAVFTMEAVVPASRDRTLAGLTVGTTKLLYIARGEVRAGIDLSQITATDILVADNGIQVRLPSPRLIDSKIDVSRSQVYDYDRGFLSLGPDIAPELLTMAEREALEKVTAAACNANLLQQANDRAELVVTRLLSLSGYQNVTVQTQLPEPTACNVSAVAQTTLPTPPPGTSAQVTPTAPTLPSVQATPMPQLPTPQAVSPPVAQPLRATTFSSFSR
- a CDS encoding SDR family oxidoreductase, with product MTKTVLITGASSGIGKATAQLFQQRGWQVAATMRSPANAGSLATLERVFCPRLDVTDPSSVQQAVQATLEKFGSIDVVVNNAGYGLIGIFELATPEQIEQQFATNVFGVMHVIRAVLPHLRDRQQGIIINVSSIGGRVTFPLYSLYHGTKWALEGFSESLCYELEPFNILVKLIEPGPIKTDFYSRSAVFVDQTDIPAYRALIRRVMPIMERIGTSGSPPEAVAATIYQAATDRTHQMRYPIGGNAGALLGLRKLLPDWAFTQMMRSLLT
- a CDS encoding YtxH domain-containing protein, coding for MTEEKKSFVENLKDKASDVIEAIQDKAGDVAEAIKDKASDVAEAVKDKAEDVIGEENVKKITDVMTMDVKDAAAVAMDKAEDVAKDLKEKAEDLVDKAKDLVDGDKK
- the guaD gene encoding guanine deaminase — its product is MTLSAIRGAFLDFVDDPFYTPEAASVRYIPDGLLVLEGGIIKDFGEYDRLCATYSHLPITAYPNKLILPGFIDTHIHFPQTEMIAAYGKQLLDWLNTYTYPIEKKFQDKDYARRIAGFFLDELLKNGTTTALVFTAVFPQSTEAFFEEAERRNLRMIAGKVMMDRNAPDYLRDTAQSAYDDSKRLIQTWHKRGRLLYAVTPRFAATSTEEQLVLAGKLLQEFPDVYLHTHLSENVDEVAWIAELFPHRQGYLDVYDQAGLVKERSVFAHGVQLTDAEFQRLSEAKAAIAFCPTSNLFLGSGLFRLEKAKSVDCPVHVGLGTDVGGGTSFSMLQTANEAYKIAQLRRQNLSAFKALFLATLGGARALYLDHVIGSFDPGKEADFIVVDVQATPLMALRNAVPIATTLTDLAETVFATLILGDDRAIHATYVFGTLVTRVNGN
- a CDS encoding DUF4278 domain-containing protein, yielding MSFFVPIVNAVLGAVGLILLIVCIIIAPWQLKLVLLAVGLAVTQRALQSLQVEPSTSSIPEVTPLGQHQRSQPQSASVMAETTMSKEQALADQGAASSSHRFTYRGSEYKSPLASQQGTHEKLVTGKSFTYRGSEYTPPSTAQDSTHEKLVTGKYRGADCRLHIHQPSSTHAEVATADTHATIEAN